One window of Triticum dicoccoides isolate Atlit2015 ecotype Zavitan chromosome 5A, WEW_v2.0, whole genome shotgun sequence genomic DNA carries:
- the LOC119297833 gene encoding uncharacterized protein LOC119297833: MAGSGSSSSAPKEGGFHLMSCLKEVPTLRGDNHTEWRKKVELAFVCADLDWVLDEPQPIRPTEPVRETTEDDATWAKRKGDYAPLEMSYIIANQKWVNANKKCMAFIKNTIESTIVGSIAECASASQFTDSSKIYATQVLKQLVTEQYTGGGIREHIPRMSNMAAKLKPMDEDLEIKPKLLVHLVLASLPKEFETFVVNYNMSPGTWDIEKTIAMCVQEEDRLKASHGGTLNYVKDHKKKNYNQNNRSSPSKTQGKAPYQHQRQQQSFPVDKDTCLHCKQTRHYKKDCPVWLKSLMAKQGIPFDPDYAKKRRRH; this comes from the exons ATGGCCGGCTCTGGATCGAGCTCATCCGCACCCAAGGAAG GAGGCTttcacttgatgagttgcctaaaAGAAGTTCCGACACTCAGAGGTGACAACCACACTGAGTGGAGGAAGAAAGTTGAACTGGCATTTGTTTGTGCTGATCTGGACTGGGTTCTGGATGAACCACAGCCGATCAGACCTACAGAGCCAGTAAGAGAGACTACTGAGGATGATGCTACATGGGCTAAAAGGAAGGGGGATTATGCTCCTTTGGAGATGTCCTACATCATAGCCAACCAAAAATGGGTAAATGCAAATAAAAAATGCATGGCCTTTATAAAGAATACAATTGAAAGCACCATTGTGGGCTCCATTGCAGAGTGCGCTTCAGCGAGCCAGTTCACTGACTCTTCAAAGATATATGCCACCCAGGTGTTAAAACAACTTGTGACGGAACAATACACAGGTGGTGGAATAAGAGAGCACATCCCGAGGATGAGCAATATGGCAGCAAAGTTAAAGCCTATGGATGAGGATCTGGAGATCAAACCAAAGCTCCTGGTCCACCTTGTCTTGGCTTCACTGCCAAAGGAGTTTGAAACTTTTGTTGTGAATTATAATATGTCACCTGGAACATGGGACATAGAAAAGACAATTGCTATGTGTGTCCAAGAAGAGGACAGACTAAAAGCTTCACATGGTGGAACACTCAACTATGTGAAGGATCataagaaaaagaactacaatcaaAACAACAGAAGTTCTCCTTCAAAGACACAAGGAAAAGCTCCCTATCAGCATCAGCGTCAGCAACAGTCTTTCCCAGTGGACAAAGACACTTGTCTCCACTGTAAGCAGACCAGGCATTACAAGAAAGACTGCCCTGTTTGGCTGAAGTCCTTAATGGCAAAGCAAG GGATTCCATTCGACCCGGACTACGCTAAGAAGAGAAGGAGGCATTGA
- the LOC119297832 gene encoding uncharacterized protein LOC119297832: MSCLKEVPTLRGDNHTEWRKKVELAFVCADLDWVLDEPQPIRPTEPVRETTEDDATWAKRKGDYAPLEMSYIIANQKWVNANKKCMAFIKNTIESTIVGSIAECASASQFTDSSKIYATQVLKQLVTEQYTGGGIREHIPRMSNMAAKLKPMDEDLEIKPKLLVHLVLASLPKEFETFVVNYNMSPGTWDIEKTIAMCVQEEDRLKASHGGTLNYVKDHKKKNYNQNNRSSPSKPQGKAPYQHQRQQQSFPVDKDTCLHCKQTRHYKKDCPVWLKSLMAKQGIPFDPDYAKKRRRH, translated from the exons atgagttgcctaaaAGAAGTTCCGACACTCAGAGGTGACAACCACACTGAGTGGAGGAAGAAAGTTGAACTGGCATTTGTTTGTGCTGATCTGGACTGGGTTCTGGATGAACCACAGCCGATCAGACCTACAGAGCCAGTAAGAGAGACTACTGAGGATGATGCTACATGGGCTAAAAGGAAGGGGGATTATGCTCCTTTGGAGATGTCCTACATCATAGCCAACCAAAAATGGGTAAATGCAAATAAAAAATGCATGGCCTTTATAAAGAATACAATTGAAAGCACCATTGTGGGCTCCATTGCAGAGTGCGCTTCAGCGAGCCAGTTCACTGACTCTTCAAAGATATATGCCACCCAGGTGTTAAAACAACTTGTGACGGAACAATACACAGGTGGTGGAATAAGAGAGCACATCCCGAGGATGAGCAATATGGCAGCAAAGTTAAAGCCTATGGATGAGGATCTGGAGATCAAACCAAAGCTCCTGGTCCACCTTGTCTTGGCTTCACTGCCAAAGGAGTTTGAAACTTTTGTTGTGAATTATAATATGTCACCTGGAACATGGGACATAGAAAAGACAATTGCTATGTGTGTCCAAGAAGAGGACAGACTAAAAGCTTCACATGGTGGAACACTCAACTATGTGAAGGATCataagaaaaagaactacaatcaaAACAATAGAAGTTCTCCTTCAAAGCCACAAGGAAAAGCTCCCTATCAGCATCAGCGTCAGCAACAGTCTTTCCCAGTGGACAAAGACACTTGTCTCCACTGTAAGCAGACCAGGCATTACAAGAAAGACTGCCCTGTTTGGCTGAAGTCCTTAATGGCAAAGCAAG GGATTCCATTCGACCCGGACTACGCTAAGAAGAGAAGGAGGCATTGA